The following DNA comes from Candidatus Poribacteria bacterium.
TTGCTGTTGTTGCCAAACCACAGTACATGGTGGGACGGGTTCTTTGTGTATCTGCTCAACAAACGGATTTTTCGTCGTACCGCCTATCTGATGATGCTTGAGGAACAGCTATCTAAATACTGGTTCTTCGCGAAGATTGGTGCTTATTCAATCGAGCCGGGCCATCGGCGGGGTATCGTCGAATCGCTGGCATACACCGTTGAGTTATTGAACCAACAGATGTCGCTGGTCTCTGTTTTTCCTCAAGGCGAACTATTACCGTGGCATACGCGACCCCTCGGTTACAAGCGAGGCGTTGAATGGATTTTACAAAAGTACGGCAAGCAGGTCGCTGTACTTCCATTGGCAATTCGTACGGAATTTCTCGGTGAAAGATGTCCAAGTGCCTTTTTTCTTTGCGGGGAAGTGAATCTATTTGACACAGAAACATTTTGCGGGATGGATTGGCTTGAAAAGACTGAAACAGTGTTGTTGGATGAATTGGCATTACGGATTCTTTGTGAAGAAGAGGGACTAAATCTGCTTTCCTGAAAGGTAGATATGATACTATTTACATGGCTGATTATCTCGG
Coding sequences within:
- a CDS encoding lysophospholipid acyltransferase family protein, producing the protein MIRAQHRLWADLIFHPYLKWLFKRHFDTIQLLGTPPEIPNDLPLLLLPNHSTWWDGFFVYLLNKRIFRRTAYLMMLEEQLSKYWFFAKIGAYSIEPGHRRGIVESLAYTVELLNQQMSLVSVFPQGELLPWHTRPLGYKRGVEWILQKYGKQVAVLPLAIRTEFLGERCPSAFFLCGEVNLFDTETFCGMDWLEKTETVLLDELALRILCEEEGLNLLS